One window from the genome of Antechinus flavipes isolate AdamAnt ecotype Samford, QLD, Australia chromosome X, AdamAnt_v2, whole genome shotgun sequence encodes:
- the EFNB1 gene encoding ephrin-B1, which translates to MARPGLRSAGGKWLLGLVLALCRLATPLPKTLEPVSWSSLNPKFLSGKGLVIYPKIGDKLDIICPPAEAGRPYEYYKLYLVRLEQAAACSTVLNPKVLVTCNQPEREIRFTIKFQEFSPNHMGLEFQRQQDYYITSTSNGSLEGLENREGGVCHTRTMKIVMKVQQDPNAVVPEQPTTSRPSKETDNRVKAATQPPRGRGPFNDDNGGKRETGSPSSSSPGGGADGFFSSRVAVFAAIGAGCVIFLLLVIFLTVLLLKLRKRHRKHTQQRTAALALSTLASPKGSGTAGTEPSDIIIPLRTTENNYCPHYEKVSGDYGHPVYIVQEMPPQSPANIYYKV; encoded by the exons ATGGCCCGGCCGGGACTGCGCTCCGCCGGGGGCAAGTGGCTGCTGGGGCTCGTGCTGGCGCTCTGCCGCCTCGCCACGCCGCTGCCCAAGACGCTGGAGCCCGTATCCTGGAGCTCCCTCAACCCCAA GTTCCTGAGTGGGAAGGGCTTGGTGATCTACCCCAAGATCGGCGACAAGCTGGACATCATCTGCCCCCCGGCGGAGGCCGGCCGGCCCTACGAGTACTACAAGCTGTACCTGGTACGGCTGGAGCAGGCCGCGGCCTGCAGCACGGTGCTCAACCCCAAGGTGCTGGTCACCTGCAACCAGCCCGAGCGGGAGATCCGCTTCACCATCAAGTTCCAGGAGTTCAGCCCCAACCACATGGGCCTCGAGTTTCAGAGGCAGCAGGACTACTACATCACGT CCACATCCAATGGGAGCTTGGAGGGGCTGGAGAACCGAGAGGGGGGGGTGTGCCATACACGGACCATGAAGATTGTCATGAAGGTCCAGCAGG ACCCTAATGCTGTGGTACCCGAGCAGCCAACCACGAGCCGGCCAAGTAAGGAGACGGACAACAGGGTGAAGGCGGCGACGCAGCCCCCTCGAGGCCGAGGCCCTTTTAATGACGACAATGGCGGCAAGCGTG aGACGGGGAGCCCCAGCAGCAGCAGCCCAGGCGGGGGGGCCGACGGCTTCTTCAGTTCCCGGGTGGCCGTGTTCGCAGCCATCGGGGCGGGCTGcgtcatcttcctcctcctcgtcATCTTCCTCACGGTGCTGCTCCTGAAGCTGCGGAAACGGCACCGGAAGCACACGCAGCAGAGGACGGCAGCCCTGGCCCTCAGCACCCTGGCCAGCCCTAAAGGCAGCGGCACTGCGGGCACAGAGCCCAGTGACATCATCATCCCCTTACGGACTACAGAGAACAACTACTGCCCCCACTATGAGAAGGTGAGCGGGGACTATGGGCACCCCGTCTACATCGTCCAGGAGATGCCTCCCCAGAGCCCCGCCAACATCTACTACAAGGTCTGA